The Vibrio diazotrophicus DNA window CATTCTGTTCAGCCAATGCATAGCTGTCGTCTGGAGCAGAGACAGAGCCTTCGACACTGACTTTAAGAATCGGCCTTTCCTGCAACGCTTGTGCAAGTTTACCTATGCGCTGTTTCTCTTCGTCATCTAAGGTTGCAATACCGGCTTGGAAAGTGACTTGATTCAACTCTTCATCCGTACCGACAAGATCAGCTAACAGCGAGAACGGAGCTGTCACGGCTTTAGTAATGATGTTGGCGAACGCTTTCAGAATCACACTACCAAAACTGAAGTCAGGATCATCCACTTCACCTGACACGTTAACACCCAAATCAATCACGCCGTGACGATCTTGCAATATCGCAATCGCCAGAGTGATAGGCAGGCTGGTGGCAAGGCTGGAATCACTGGGTTTACCCAGTTGCAGCTGATCGATAACAAGATGGTTTGTACCTTGAAGCTGGTTGTCATCTAATCGGTAGTTCAGGTCGAGTGAAAGTTGGCCTTTATCGATGTAATAACCCGCGTAGGTTCCAGAATACGGATTGACGGAAGTCAGCTCAACGCTTCTAAACACTAAGGCAAGATCGAGATAAGGCTTTTCAATCAGTGGGTTAATTTCACCTTTCAGTGTTACTGGCGCATATTTGTCAATTTTGCCGGCAATGTCCACACTAGCTTTCGTTCCCGGAGTTGAAGACAGGTTCTTGATTGAACCTTCGAGTAGCTCAATACCGGAGGCAAAGTTAGGGGTTAGCGAGTTGTCAGCGAAAAACGCGGAGCCGTTGGCAAACTTAATCTGTTGAATCATGACCGACATAGGCTTGCTGCTATTGCCTTTCGTGGTCACTGTCGCTTTGGTTGTCGCGGCTTTGTCAGTTGTGGCCGTTGAGGTATCACTCTGCTTAGTAACCACAATATCGCCAATGTTGGTGCGCTTATCTTCGGCAATCATTACTTTAGCGTAAGGCGCATCGAGCAACACCGTTTTGATGATCAACTGGTTTTGCTTTGAACTAAAACGCAGTGAGTCCACAGACATTTTCTGCCATTTCACCAAAGGTTCTCGCTTGATTGTGTCACGCATCAAAAGATTGTTAACACTGAGCGAGCCATCGAAATTAATGACGTCTGCACCACTGACGTTGTAATTTCCTTTGGTATTGAGTGCGCCTTTGGTTAAGCGAATATTCAGATAAGGGGTGAGATAAGGCTGTAGCTGTGTCAGATCCAGTGAATCAATGGACAAATTGCCATCCACTTTAAGTGCTTTAACATCAACACTGCCTTGAGTTGCAAAAGATCCTCTAGTGTTTTCTGGTTGCTGCTTGCTACTTGAGCTCACATCAAGAGCGACGTCATATTCGATAGGTTCGATTAAGTCGCTTTGAATCGTTTTTGTTGACACTGTCATAGGGTGGACGCGCCAGTGCACACCTTGTGACTGAACTTTTTCCAACACATTGAAGTCCGAATCTGCCATTGAGAATTGCTCAAGGCGAACCTTCCACTGCGGTGTCGCTGATTCTTGGCTTGCTGCCTGATTAGCTGAAGTATCCTGATTAGGCGCAACACCGTTTGTTTGGGTTGTTGGCGTGAACAGTGCGGCTAAATCGAGCCCATTTTTGTCCAACAATGCGTCAAACCATAAGCCTTGCATTGAAATATCAGCGATGTTGATCAGTTGTTCATCGCCAGACAGTTGGATATCACTGACAACCAATGAAGGCAGTTTTACTTTTTCAGATTGTTGATCACTAAAAACGAGATTGGAGAGCGAGAACTGTCCGTTCTGAGTTTGGTATGAAAGTGAGTCATTAACTTGTTTTGCATGGTAATTGGTCGAGAAGCTGACTGAACCATCGCTCAATCGTGCTGCTATCAGGTCTTTAGCGAATGGCCAGTATGGCGTTAGCGTCAGATCGTTGAGTGCCACATCACCTTTAATTTCAAATGGAGAAAGCTGAAATTGACCATTCAGAGCGAGCGGGCTTTGATCAGCACTCACTAACGAAAATTGGTATTGGTTAGCGTTTTCGGTCAGATTCAGTTTTCCGTCTTGGTTAGCAGGCAGGCTCAGAGCGTAAGCCTGACTATCAATGTTGTTGAGCTTTAAGGAAATCTGTTGGTAATTTAAGTCAGCACCAGTAACGGAATCTACAAATCTGACATCACCATCAGTGATAGCAACAGCGTTAACCTTGAATGCAGGAATCGTGTTGGTGGCGGCCTCTTCAGACGCGTTCTCTTCAGTTTGTGGTGGATTGTTGCTGGCTAATGTTTCGAGAATATCACTGAAGTTAAACGCATTATGTTCGTCTAAGCGTTGTACTTGAATTCCAGGTTGGACAAGAAACAGATGGTCTACAGTTGGCGTTAAGCTTAGTAAGCTTTGCCAAAAGTTCACTTCCACTTCCAGCATTGCAAACTTGGTGAATGCTTGTTGTTGGTCTTGCTCAAGAATGGCGAAATTTTCAATTCGAGCTCTGAGAAGGAAAGGGTTAATCGAGACTTTTTCAAGTTGGACATTGCGACCTAACAGTTGGCTAAGTTGCTTGGGCGCTTGCGACTGAATAACCGCAGGGGCAATAAGGCCGATTATGACGGCATAAGTCACATAGGTAAGCGCTAGATATGTTGAGGCTCTTAACCACTTCGGCGCCGATTTAAAACGAGCATAAAACACAGATACCGCTTGTTTCATAGGTAGTATTAGCCTCTTTCTTGCTGCAGAAAATTCTCACAAAAATATAGTCCGTTAGTTTAACTATATTTTTCCAAAAGAGTTAATTTTGCTGGTGCAAATTTGCTTGTAAAAAAGATGAAAAAAAGCCGCTCATATCAGGGATAGAGCGGCAAAACGGGGGGATGTCATCAGAAGCAGTGGCTAAATGGGTCAGAAACCACTTCGTCAGTATCGGTTATTATTATGTTGTGGAGTCTAATTCTTACTTTTGTGGGTATGTTTTGTAGCGCACACCCATCATCTGTTCCATACAATGAACAACTTGGCAGCTATAACCAAACTCATTGTCATACCAAACGTACAGAACGCATCGGTTATCTTGAGCGATGGTCGCAGCACCATCGACTACGCCAGCGTAGCGTGAACCTACAAGGTCAGACGATACGATCTCTGTTGATTCTGTGTAATCAATTTGTGCTGACAGGGCAGAGTTCAGTGCCATCTCTCTGAGATAAGTATTGAGCGCTTCTTTGTCTGTGCTCTTTTCTAAGTTCAGGTTAGCGATCGCCATGGAAACATTTGGTGTAGGAACGCGAATTGAGTTACCAGTCAGCTTACCAGCCAATTCAGGCAGCGCTTTTGCAACGGCTTTTGCAGCACCAGTTTCAGTCAGAACCATATTCAATGACGCTGAACGACCACGACGTTCGCCGCTGTGGAAGTTGTCGATGAGGTTCTGGTCGTTGGTGAATGAGTGCACGGTTTCAATGTGACCAGATACCACACCAAACTTGTCATTCATCGCTTTCAGAATCGGTGTGATAGCGTTTGTGGTACAGCTTGCTGCTGAAATAATTGTGTCTTCAGGTTGAATAACGGATTCGTTAACACCGAATACTACGTTTTTAATATCACCTTTGCCCGGAGCTGTTAGCAATACTTTGCTTGTGCCTTTAGAGCTTAAGTGTTTGCTCAACCCTTCGCTGTCACGCCATACACCCGTGTTATCAACAACGAGTGCGTTGTGGATGTCATAACTGGTGTAATCAATCTCTTCAGGGGAGTTGGCATAGATAACTTTGATGAAGTTGCCGTTAACAATGAGTGCTTTATGTTCGTTGTCGACAATGATGCTGCCGTTGAACTGACCGTGCACCGAATCTCTTCTTAGCAAGCTTGCGCGCTTCTCCAAATCACCCTGTTTACCACCGCGAACAACAATAGCACGCAGTCTCAGTGGGTAACCTGGGCCACTTTTTTCAATCAGCAAACGAGCAAGTAATCGACCGATACGGCCAAAACCATAGAGAACCACGTCTTTTGGTGTCGTAATCGTAGTGCCGTTTAAGCTACTGAGCAGAGCCGTTTGAAGAAAATCATCTAAGTTGTTTTCATCAGTATGTTGCTGCCAATACTGGTGACCAAGTTGACCAATATCGATGCGACAAGGCGACAAGTCTAGCTCAGCTAAGCGCTGCAAAATCGGCATGGTTTGTTCTAGAGAGAGTGCGGTTCCAGTGTATCGGCGGGCAATGCGGTGGGTTTTAATGATGTCGATGGTGGCGGCGTTGATCAGTGTCTTACCATACAAAATAACTTCAACACCTTTTAAACGATAGAGTTGGCCGATTAATGGTGACATCGATTCTGCGATAGTTTGGCTGGCCTGCCAATCGAGTAGATGTTTTTCTGGACTCATTGCTGTAAACCTTTCACGTTATGGTTGAGCTGATACCCACAGTTTTTACTGCGTTTGGTATTGGGGATAAGTATTGTTGTTTTTATGTGGCGGGATTGTAATGTCTGATAGGTTATTCTGCTAGAAAAAATAATGCCCATATTTTTAACTGTTAACTCGATCATTAATAGAGCTTTAATGTGCGATTTTAAGTGTTTTTACGTATTGACAGAAAGTGATTAAGGTAACTTATTTCGCGTCTATCTGTATTTATGTCCGATTTCTATTGTGGCAATGCAGATTGGTATTACATAAAAATTGGCTGTATATCATTTTATCTACGCAAAGAGTAAACATTAAAGGGGCGAAAAGCCCCTTATGTTGATGAGTTGATGGGATATGAGCTTATCCGTGAGCGGCGACTTGAGGGCGAGGGATTGCAACGTCTTTTCTGCTCGATAAAAGAGCCATAAATTCGTAAGGAGGGACTGGGCGAGAGTACAAATAGCCTTGGTACTCGTCACAGCCTTCGGTTGCCAACAAATAGAGCTGTTCATCATTGACCACGCCTTCTGCCGTGACCACTTTCCCCATATTGTGACCAAGTTGAATGATGGTTCGCACCAGCATGTGGTCATTGTGATTGGAGCAGCACTCATCAATAAATGATTTATCGATCTTCAACACATCGATGGGGAGTTGTTTTAAGTAATTCAGTGAAGAATAAGCAACACCAAAATCATCAATGGCGACACGGATACCTAAGGTACGTAAGTCGTGGCATGCATCGACCACTCGCTGTGGCTGCTGCATCAATGTGGTTTCAGTGATTTCCAACTGTAATAACTGAGGATTGAGCTGGGAGTCTCTCAGTGCTTTGGTTACAACATGGAATATGTCATCGTAAAGAAACTGCACGGTTGACACGTTTACCGCGACGCAAATCGGATGGCCGAGTTGATCCCACGCTTTGGCCTGCTGACATGCGGTTTCAATCACCCAGCGACCGATAGGAATAATTTGTTGGCTGCGTTCGGCAACGCCCACAAACTCGTCGGGAGGAATGATTCCCAAATCAGGATGTTTCCAGCGGATTAAGGCTTCAGCCCCATGTACTAAATTGGTTTTGATATCGACTTTAGGTTGGTAATACAAGGCCAACTGGCCTTTTTCGATGGCATCGCTCAGTTCACGTTCTATTTGGTAACTGCGGACTGTTTCTCCAATCAAGTTCTCATCAAACCATTGAATGCTGTTTTTACCTGCTTGTTTTGCTCTTTTAAGTGCAATATCGACGTTTCGACACCAGATATCTGTGTCGTATAAAGCGTCATCCAATGAGGCAATACCAATACTGATTGTCATGGTGTAACTACGTTTGTCGAGATGATAGGCAGATTGGCAGGCTTCTAAGATGTAAGTGGCCACTTGCTGAGAGTAGAAGTTTACATCGTACTTATCTTGCAATAGCACCGCGAATTCATCACCACTTAATCGGTATATGTTGATGCGGTTGAAATCCAAATTGCTTAAGCGCTTTGCGAACTGAATTAACAATAAGTCGCCTTGTTGGTGACCGAGTGAATCGTTGATCTGCTTAAAGTCATCAAGGTCGAGTAACAGCAATGCAAATTTGGTTTTACTGGTTTCCCCCGCAATTTTGGCTATCGATTCTAAATCTTGTTTGAACGCTTTGCGGTTGGATACTTGTGTTAGGAAGTCGGTAAGGCTGTCTTTACGATAGCGTTCAACTTGTTTGCTCAGTTTCTGTTTGTAGAAAGTGCCGCCAGTGGCAAAAATGGCGATAGCGGAGAGTTCAATTGATGCTTCGACAAATTCAGATACTTGTGCACCCGTAATATGTGGGATGTAAATCCCGAGAATGCTTAATGCGACCGCTATTGGCCACAGTGAGCCGGGGAAAATCGCGATATAACAGAGTGGCACCAATATAAAGGATTGGGAAAGGACACTGATATTCAGCGGTTCGAGATAACTTCCTGCCAGCAGCAAGGCAAAAGTGACTACGGATAGCACGCGTTTAAACCAAATGTTACTCATAAAGTACGCAGCAAGCATACACAGTGGATAAATGAAGTAGTAGCGCGCGAGGGTTTGATGTTCGGTCAGTAAGGTGTAACTCACGGCACTGACTGCGATTAGAAATAAAATCGTAATGAGAAAGTGTTTTTGATCAGGATTGTTGTTCGCAGTTGTAGTGGACTTCATGAATTATCCTTTTACTTTTAATAACCACTGGATAAACGTATATCGGGACACCTGAACTTCAGTGTAGTCACTGTTAAAGTCGAACATTGAGTTGCATGCAGGAAAAATGTTAATGACAGTTCAAAGTTGCATAGTGGTTTCACTTTTGAGACAAAATTGAGCGCCAAATAAAAAAATAGCCCTCCATCTGGAGGGCTATTTTTATGATTCGTTATGAATTTCACTTATTGGTTTTAACTCGTTGAGTGGTAACCAGTTAACCTTTACACCGGCTTGCAAAAACATATCTTGGCTCACCTTAATTTTATCTCCCCAGCGAGAGAGGAAATCTTCGGTTTGCTCGGGGCAGTGAACCGCTGATATACCTGTTTGGATAATCTTGGCTGCGCAGTTTGGGCAAGGGAAATGTGTCACGTAAACTTCGCATCCGTCCAAGTCACGTTTAGCAAATAGAATGGCATTTTCTTCAGCGTGTAGAGTTTTGAGATATTTCATATCTCTATCGTCTGTGTTTGCACTGTCTGAAATACCATGCGGGTAACCATTAAAGCCCACAGAAACAATTCGATTTTGTTTTGTAATAACGGCCCCTACTTGTGTAGAAGGGTCTTTACTCCAAGAGCCAACAAGTTCTGCCATTTGGTAAAAACGTTGTGACCATTTCGAAATCATAGTGAGGCTTCCTCTGCTAAATCATTAATTGCGCTAGTTATCTGTTACTTGAAGCTATGCTGGATGTTGAACAGTGCGTTATCCGCTTGTTCTAGTCATCATGGCGACAAGTAGTTTGGTTGTAATAATACCCTGATTTTGCGTCTTTTAGTCTATAAAAAGATAAGAAACTAAAAGCTTCCGACCCAAGTCGAGTCGGCCTATTTAATCAGATGTAGATATCACTCGTGTGCCTTGTGAGATATCTCTTACAAGGCGTGTAGGATATTTGATTTAAATGCTTGAGATTAATGGTTGGTTTCTTCTCTAAGTATCTGTAAATGTAGAGATTTACCGTATTCGCAAAAAACTCTTCAATATATTTATTGCGTAGCGTACTTGCTACTAAGTGGCGTTGTCGTAATCTTAAGGTGTTGGCAGGATGCTGGCACGGAAATGGAAAAGCTCACGGATAGAGTATCTTCAGGACGAAGATTCGGTTGTTCAGGATGAATGGTCGGCAAGGAAAGCAAAGGATATTAACGTTAAGTTCGAAATAGCTAGGATGGTTGTTTTAGAACGGTTAATAGACAACTTAAGGGATTAAGCGTCTGTCAGGATGACAGATTCAGGACACCGCTAGGATGGCGATGAAATGGAATGCGCTGAAGGAACCAGCAGATTATCAAGGAATAGATGCAGGGAGCACCTATTAGTAGCCGGATTGCTGCGAAGAGAATAGAACCCCGCTAAGTGAAAACTTAGTGGGGTTTTCTTTTACCTCACATTTCAAAAATATCCCCTAGCAAATGTGTCTAACGTAAATTCTTTGTTCATTTTTGTCTTCGACCGCTAAGTCTATTGCGTCTTTTGATGACAAATTTGATAATGTTTGTTCACATCGCATAGCGCTAGGTATGAAGTACCTTGCTTTGTCGCTACCTATACATTTTGGGTGTCACTTTGGAAAAAACCTCGCTGTTTCTTATCAACACGCTCAAGTCTCATCCTGAGCAGTATCTGACTATTGGTGAACTTTTAGAGTTACTTAGACGCCGTTCATACGGTGCACTGCTGATCATGTTGAGTCTGGCAGGACTTATTCCCGGTATTTCCTTCTTTGCGGCTGTCGCTGATTTTTTGCTTGGGTTACAGATTGCGCTGGGTTTCCATGCTCCTCGGCTTCCTAATATCATTCAAAAACAGCGTATTCATCGTGAAAAAACGCTGAAGTTCACTCAAGAGGTAATGCCTTGGCTGGAGCGTATTGAAGAATATGTAAAACCGCGTTGGGAACCTCTATCCAGTGCGAATGCCCGCCGAGTGATTGGCGCGATGATTTGTGTACTCGCTGCTATTGCTATTCTGCCTCTGCCGTTTATTAACTTTCTGCCAAATTTCGCGATTATTTGTCTAGCATTGGGTATTATTGAGCGCGATGGCTTGTGCCTGCTGATTGGTAGCGCGATTGCTTTGATGGCGATGTGGATCAGCCAAATTATGGTGAGAATGGCGTGGAATTCATTGATGTTAGCGTTGTAATATCAGGTTCTGAAACAATAAAGAATGAGTATTAAAATGGAAGCAAAAGTAAAGTGGGTCGAAGATTTTAAGTTTTTAGGCCAATCTAACTCAGGCCATTCTATTGTGATGGATGGTAATGGCGGTTCTACTGCACCTAGTCCAATGGAAATGGTTTTGCTCGGGGCGGGTGGTTGTAGTTCAGTTGACGTTGTCGATGGTCTAAAAAAAGCGGAACAGAAAGTGACCGGTTGTGTGGCAAAACTTTCTGCCGAGCGTCGTGATACGGCACCACGCATCTTTACTAAGGTAAATATTCACTTTGTTGTGACGGGTGAAAACCTGGATGCCAAGATTGTTGAGCAAGTAACGGCGGATTCGCTGGAAAAATACTGCTCTGTCTGTCTTATGTTAGGTGAAGCCGTTGATATGACCCACAGTTGGGAAATTGTTGCTGCATAATCTAAGCGTTAATTTTTGAGAGGCTGAGCTATGTGCTCGGCCTTTTTTGTGCCTGCTAGAAAAACGCAGTGACAGTTTCCAAGCGGTTGTGTGTTGCTTGGCTATGATTAAAGAATCAATCATTGTTGAAAGATAAGCATGGCGTTAAAAGGGACAATCTCAGAGTGGTATATAGACAGAGGCTATGGCTATATCATTCCTGATTCAGGGGCGCTGAGGATCAAATTTCTTCTCTCAGACGTAAAGAACTCAGTCAATATAGGCGAGTTAAAACAGCCTGTTCGCTTCGTCATTGCTCAAGATGAAAATGGCAACCGTAGAGCTACTCATGTAGAAGGTGTTCGTTCTTTTCCATGGGCTACGCTGATTGTTGTCTGGTTTGCCGCGACATTAGGCGGTTGCGTTTATTTTTGGCAGTACCCGCTGCTCATTGTTTATTACTATCTCGGCGCGACCGCAATTGTGCTCGCCATTTATCTACTGGATAAGCGCAATGAGAAACGAAACAAGGCTGTGACGGGGGAATCTGCCTTGTTATTTCTCTCGTTCTTGGGTGGCTGGCCGGGTGCAGTTATCGGGCAGTATTCGTTTAATTTGCAGCCAAAATCCTTTACGTTTCAGCTACTGTTTTTCTTCGTCATGGCACTGCATATCACCTTCTTAGTGTGGAGTCTCACTCCCGAGGGCAGTGTTCAACTTCGTGAGTGGGTTCGTTTAATCTCGCCGCGTTAAACGAGTTAATGAGGAAATTTATCTTTTACACTTTTCTGTTTTTCGCTGAATAAAAAGGGGTAATATTTCGATTCTAGTCATCAAAGATGTATCAAGCATTAGGACGTAGTAATGACAGAATTAGAAAAGATGATGAATGGCCTCGATTTTGACAGCTTCGATCCAGAAATAGTGGAACTTCGTAAAACCACAGCGCAACTTAAACTGGATATTAATCAGTGTATTGACCAAGAAGAGCGTCTGGTATTGCAGTCAAAGCTGTTTGGTAAAATTGGCAGAAGCCTAGTTCAGCCACCTTTTCACTGTGAATTTGGCAAAACCATCTCTATTGGTGAAGAAACCTTCATTAATATGAACGTTGTAATGTTGGACAATGCCCCTATCACAATTGGCAACAATGTTTTGATTGGCCCTAACGCTCAGTTTTATACCCCAACTCATCCTTTAGATTACAAAGCGAGAAGACGCTGGGAAACCACGTGTAAACCGATTGTGGTTGAAGACGATGTTTGGGTGGGCGGCAATGTGGTCATTAACCAAGGCGTCACTGTCGGTGCGCGTTCGGTGATAGTCGCTAACTCTGTCGTCAATAGCGATGTTCCACCCGATACACTGGTGGGTGGTACGCCTGCACGTGTTATCCGCAAACTGAATGTTGAATCATAGATTTAGCCTCCGCAGTGATGACTGGAAGATCACTGCGTTTGGGGTGAGTTAGACATACAAATCTTCTCTATCTTCACCATATGAATTACAGTGCGAGCTTCAATTGTATTTGGAGAAAGCCTTTGTCTCGTCATAAACACACTCTATTTGGTATTGCGGCCATTTTATTATGGGCATGCTTGATGGGGTTAACCCGCACAGTCGCTGAACAATTTGGCCCGATTGGTGGCGCAGCACTTATTTACACCGCGGCTTCACTGTTTTTGATGGCTGTCATGGGAGTGCCTAAACTCAGCTCTTTCTCTCCAAAGTACATCATTATTGGTGGCGCCTTGTTCGTCAGTTATGAGATTTGTTTAGCGCTTGCACTTGGTATGGCAAATGACCGACATCAAGCGTTGCAAATGGCTGTCGTCAATTATCTTTGGCCTGCGTTAACGGTATTGTTAGCGGTGTTGATCAGCAGAAAGCCGGTTAACATTCTGGTTTATCCAAGCATTGCTTTAGCTTTTATCGGTGTCGCTTGGACAATTACAGGTGATCAAGGTCTTTCTGTTTCGGCTATAGCAGCTAACGTTGCGACTAACCCAGTCACGTATTCAATGGCTTTTATCGGTGCAATAATTTGGGCGGTTTACTGTAACGTGACCAAGAGTTTAGCGAACGGCCAAAATGCTATCACAGTGTTTTTTATCATGACGGCAATATCGCTTTGGGTGAAGTACGCGATTAGCGATGAAAGTGCATTGCAGTTTACCCTATCGTCAACAATGAACTTAGTGCTCACTGGCATTGTAATGGGGAGCGGCTACGCGCTGTGGAACGTGGCGATTCTGCGTGGAAACATGATGCTTCTGGCTACGCTGTCTTACTTCACACCTGTGTTTTCGACCTTACTTTCGTCTGCCATATTAGGTGTCGCTTTAGGCGTGTCTTTCTGGCAAGGAGTAATGATGGTCACTATCGGTTCATTAGTCTGCTGGTGGGTGACCCGCAGTAAAAAGGACATTGATTCGAATGAGCCGTTGCTTAGTCAAAAGATTAGCCATGAAAATGAAGCTTAATACAGATTAGATGGTGAGAGATGAATAAAAAGAACCCCCGCTGGTAGCGAGGGTTCTTTTTTATTTTCAGTTAGCTTGCGATGTTCACGCTGAGCTGAAGATTAAACGGTAGCTTTGACAGCTTCTTATGCAGTGTACGTCGAGTATGTTCAATATCTTCTACAGCAATCACGTTGTCTTCAGATTTGATGTCTACATCAACCCACAACTCACGGCCAATTTTAGTTACTGCCGAAAGTTCTACCAGTTGATCTGATTCTTCACCAGCAGCTAGAACGCCTTGGTCGACTTTGTTACAAATATCTTCACTTGGGGCCATCATGAAAATTTCACGTAGTGAAGACTTCAACATTTCGAACGGTACCTTTAAGAAGTAGAACGACATTGCCAACATCATCATTGGGTCGGTATAGACCGCGTATTCAGCCAGTGGTGATAGAGTCACCAACCAAGCTAAGATGAAACCAATGGTTACCGCTACACTGAGCAAAGTATCCATTTTCCATTGTTTTACTTCAGCATCAATTAAGTCAGAGGCAGTGCGTCTGTGCAGCTTCGTCATGTAAAACCATGCGATACCACAGCCAATCACGTTAACAATACCGAATAGAGTCGCAATCGAAACGTCAACTTCTCGGCCGCCAGTAAACATAGCTACAACAGCACTATATAACGAAGCACACACGACGATTAAAATAACCGCGCCTTTGACTGCGATTACCGCTGGCTCAAGAGCGGCACGACCAAACTGGAATTCGTCATCAGACGGCTTTTGAATATATCGAGAAGCAATTAGCGACAAAATAGTTAACAGTAAGCTGACTAGTGAGTACATACCGTCAAACA harbors:
- a CDS encoding OsmC family protein — encoded protein: MEAKVKWVEDFKFLGQSNSGHSIVMDGNGGSTAPSPMEMVLLGAGGCSSVDVVDGLKKAEQKVTGCVAKLSAERRDTAPRIFTKVNIHFVVTGENLDAKIVEQVTADSLEKYCSVCLMLGEAVDMTHSWEIVAA
- a CDS encoding DUF1294 domain-containing protein, which gives rise to MALKGTISEWYIDRGYGYIIPDSGALRIKFLLSDVKNSVNIGELKQPVRFVIAQDENGNRRATHVEGVRSFPWATLIVVWFAATLGGCVYFWQYPLLIVYYYLGATAIVLAIYLLDKRNEKRNKAVTGESALLFLSFLGGWPGAVIGQYSFNLQPKSFTFQLLFFFVMALHITFLVWSLTPEGSVQLREWVRLISPR
- a CDS encoding dCMP deaminase family protein, whose product is MISKWSQRFYQMAELVGSWSKDPSTQVGAVITKQNRIVSVGFNGYPHGISDSANTDDRDMKYLKTLHAEENAILFAKRDLDGCEVYVTHFPCPNCAAKIIQTGISAVHCPEQTEDFLSRWGDKIKVSQDMFLQAGVKVNWLPLNELKPISEIHNES
- a CDS encoding DUF748 domain-containing protein, translating into MKQAVSVFYARFKSAPKWLRASTYLALTYVTYAVIIGLIAPAVIQSQAPKQLSQLLGRNVQLEKVSINPFLLRARIENFAILEQDQQQAFTKFAMLEVEVNFWQSLLSLTPTVDHLFLVQPGIQVQRLDEHNAFNFSDILETLASNNPPQTEENASEEAATNTIPAFKVNAVAITDGDVRFVDSVTGADLNYQQISLKLNNIDSQAYALSLPANQDGKLNLTENANQYQFSLVSADQSPLALNGQFQLSPFEIKGDVALNDLTLTPYWPFAKDLIAARLSDGSVSFSTNYHAKQVNDSLSYQTQNGQFSLSNLVFSDQQSEKVKLPSLVVSDIQLSGDEQLINIADISMQGLWFDALLDKNGLDLAALFTPTTQTNGVAPNQDTSANQAASQESATPQWKVRLEQFSMADSDFNVLEKVQSQGVHWRVHPMTVSTKTIQSDLIEPIEYDVALDVSSSSKQQPENTRGSFATQGSVDVKALKVDGNLSIDSLDLTQLQPYLTPYLNIRLTKGALNTKGNYNVSGADVINFDGSLSVNNLLMRDTIKREPLVKWQKMSVDSLRFSSKQNQLIIKTVLLDAPYAKVMIAEDKRTNIGDIVVTKQSDTSTATTDKAATTKATVTTKGNSSKPMSVMIQQIKFANGSAFFADNSLTPNFASGIELLEGSIKNLSSTPGTKASVDIAGKIDKYAPVTLKGEINPLIEKPYLDLALVFRSVELTSVNPYSGTYAGYYIDKGQLSLDLNYRLDDNQLQGTNHLVIDQLQLGKPSDSSLATSLPITLAIAILQDRHGVIDLGVNVSGEVDDPDFSFGSVILKAFANIITKAVTAPFSLLADLVGTDEELNQVTFQAGIATLDDEEKQRIGKLAQALQERPILKVSVEGSVSAPDDSYALAEQNVQKTLLANSGLETLPEPFSASRITESAPLVDALEELAEKQLQLDVRQERDKVEQQLTEKAQGAEVTKEQIETVVHMGLYNQLVKATNVDKNSLSNLAAERAKAIKAYLVEEQQISPDRVFLLDSKTDLKTEKSGAELTVGAE
- a CDS encoding exopolysaccharide biosynthesis protein, whose protein sequence is MEKTSLFLINTLKSHPEQYLTIGELLELLRRRSYGALLIMLSLAGLIPGISFFAAVADFLLGLQIALGFHAPRLPNIIQKQRIHREKTLKFTQEVMPWLERIEEYVKPRWEPLSSANARRVIGAMICVLAAIAILPLPFINFLPNFAIICLALGIIERDGLCLLIGSAIALMAMWISQIMVRMAWNSLMLAL
- a CDS encoding sugar O-acetyltransferase; amino-acid sequence: MTELEKMMNGLDFDSFDPEIVELRKTTAQLKLDINQCIDQEERLVLQSKLFGKIGRSLVQPPFHCEFGKTISIGEETFINMNVVMLDNAPITIGNNVLIGPNAQFYTPTHPLDYKARRRWETTCKPIVVEDDVWVGGNVVINQGVTVGARSVIVANSVVNSDVPPDTLVGGTPARVIRKLNVES
- a CDS encoding glyceraldehyde-3-phosphate dehydrogenase; the encoded protein is MSPEKHLLDWQASQTIAESMSPLIGQLYRLKGVEVILYGKTLINAATIDIIKTHRIARRYTGTALSLEQTMPILQRLAELDLSPCRIDIGQLGHQYWQQHTDENNLDDFLQTALLSSLNGTTITTPKDVVLYGFGRIGRLLARLLIEKSGPGYPLRLRAIVVRGGKQGDLEKRASLLRRDSVHGQFNGSIIVDNEHKALIVNGNFIKVIYANSPEEIDYTSYDIHNALVVDNTGVWRDSEGLSKHLSSKGTSKVLLTAPGKGDIKNVVFGVNESVIQPEDTIISAASCTTNAITPILKAMNDKFGVVSGHIETVHSFTNDQNLIDNFHSGERRGRSASLNMVLTETGAAKAVAKALPELAGKLTGNSIRVPTPNVSMAIANLNLEKSTDKEALNTYLREMALNSALSAQIDYTESTEIVSSDLVGSRYAGVVDGAATIAQDNRCVLYVWYDNEFGYSCQVVHCMEQMMGVRYKTYPQK
- a CDS encoding putative bifunctional diguanylate cyclase/phosphodiesterase, translated to MKSTTTANNNPDQKHFLITILFLIAVSAVSYTLLTEHQTLARYYFIYPLCMLAAYFMSNIWFKRVLSVVTFALLLAGSYLEPLNISVLSQSFILVPLCYIAIFPGSLWPIAVALSILGIYIPHITGAQVSEFVEASIELSAIAIFATGGTFYKQKLSKQVERYRKDSLTDFLTQVSNRKAFKQDLESIAKIAGETSKTKFALLLLDLDDFKQINDSLGHQQGDLLLIQFAKRLSNLDFNRINIYRLSGDEFAVLLQDKYDVNFYSQQVATYILEACQSAYHLDKRSYTMTISIGIASLDDALYDTDIWCRNVDIALKRAKQAGKNSIQWFDENLIGETVRSYQIERELSDAIEKGQLALYYQPKVDIKTNLVHGAEALIRWKHPDLGIIPPDEFVGVAERSQQIIPIGRWVIETACQQAKAWDQLGHPICVAVNVSTVQFLYDDIFHVVTKALRDSQLNPQLLQLEITETTLMQQPQRVVDACHDLRTLGIRVAIDDFGVAYSSLNYLKQLPIDVLKIDKSFIDECCSNHNDHMLVRTIIQLGHNMGKVVTAEGVVNDEQLYLLATEGCDEYQGYLYSRPVPPYEFMALLSSRKDVAIPRPQVAAHG